GGCCTTCTTTGGAAACTTGGGAAGAAGTACTGGTTTTGAGCTGTTATTGATGTATGCAATGGCCTTTTTTATTGTGTCAAGATATCTAAATGTTCAAAAGTACTATTTTAAGATCTTTTTAGTTGTGGGAGATTTGATTTGTCTCCTTGGTATAACCGATTATCTGAATATGGATATTATGGGATTTAAGAAGAGAATGATGGCGGGTGAGATTTCTATGTTTGCTTCCACCATCGGAAATATCAATACCTACACGACCTATGTTGCCTATGTCGTTGCACTGGCCGGCGTATTGTTTATCCTCACTCGCATCAATTCTGAGGAGGGAAAAGAGGGAGAGAGCATTGGCAATGTCATCTTTTATTATATCAGTATGGTCATTGGGTTTATTGCTCTTGCTATGGGAAATTCTGACAATGGATATTTGACCTTGCTTGCTTTCTTTGGCTTTGTGCCATTTGTGGCTTTTAAGACAAGAAGAGGAATTCGCCGATACATTCTTACTTTGGCGACCTATTTTACAGGCATTGAGGTGATTAATTGGATCAACAAGGCAAATCCAACCAAAGTTCTTGGCATCAATGGTCTCTATAATGTCATTGCAAACTTTAAGTTTTTAATTCCGTTGACTTTAATTTTGTGGGTGATCGGTGTGATTTTGTGTGTGATGGATTACAAGAAAAACCGTCAGGATGAAAATGCCAAGGCAATAGCAACAAAGATTTGGCTGGTCATTGTGGTTATTGTGGCCATTTTGGGCGTAGCGGTGGTGATTTATGCCAATGCCAATCCAGAAAAAGCGGCAGCTTTTGGCGGATTGAGGGACTACTTAGTATTTAGTGATTCTTGGGGAACATTCCGTGGCTATGTTTGGAGAATGTGCCTTGAGGAATATGCAAAATACCCAATTCTTCACAAAATCTTTGGTACGGGTCCAGATACCTTTGTCATCTATGCATTAAAGTATAGAGCCGAGGATATGATTGCCATCACAGGACAAAAATTTGATTCTGTACACAATGAGTACTTACAATATTTGACCACCATTGGCCCGATTGCATTGATTGCCTATATTGGGATTTTAGTGACTACAATAAAAAAGGGAATTTCTTTTATCAATGAGATGAAGAATGAAGCAGTGGCTTCCTATATTGTGGCATCTGCATTTTTAGTTTTGTGCTATGCTGTACAGGCGACAGTCAATATCAATCTTCCTATCAGCACACCAGTGATGTGGATTTTTATGATGATGATCGCGGCAGCAAATAGAGAAAAGAAAGTTATGGAATAGAGGGAGGGCTTTGCCCTCCCCCTTTATATTGTAGGAAAGTTGCGTGTTTTGGGAAAGTATAGTATAATTAATGGCATTATGTTAGTTTTAAGACCGAGTATATAGTATAGATCGGGAGACAAATAATAGATGAAGAACAATGAGCGTTATAAAAGATTAATAAAGACATGTGCAGCAGTCATAATTGTAGCAGTAGAAGTACTGCTCTATTGGTGTGTCTGGACGGGATATTATAATCGTATTATTGAAATCCCATTTTGGAGAAGAGGTAATTGGCTTATTGTTGGATTGTATGGTGCGATTCTTTTATTTTTTTTAAATACCTATGGAGGGTTGCGGATTGGCTACTTGCGCCATGGAAATTTGATTTATTCACAAATGCTTTCCATTGTTCTAGTGAATATTTTTGCTTATTTGGAGCTTGTGCTTATTGATAAAAAGCTCTATGCACCATGGCTATTTCTGCTTTTGACAGCAGTCGATTTTATTGTTGTTGTCGCCTGGGTATTTATTTTTCAGGCTGTCTATGCAACACTATTTCCACCGAGGTCATTATTGGTTGTCTATGGGGATAAGCCTGTATTTTCTATATGGAAAAAGTTCAATTCTAGAGATGATAAGTATGTAATTTCTGGGGCCATTAGTCTCAATCGAGGGATTGACCATATTCTCCATGAGGCAGGAAAATATGGAGGGGTAATTGTTGGAGATATCCCTTCTCATGAAAGAAACATTATTATCAAAGGTTGTTATGATCAAGGAATTCGAGCCTATGCTGTGCCAAAACTTAGTGATATATTGATGCGGAGTGCCACAGAACTCAATCTATTTGATACACAATTATTGCTCTCAAAAAATGAGGGACCACAGATTGATCAGCTATTTATTAAGCGGGTTCTGGATATTATCATTGCAAGCATGATGTTGATTTTTACATTGCCTATTTTTGTTTTGGCAGCAATCGCCATTTACACAACAGACAGAGGTCCAATATTTTTTCGACAGAAGCGATTGACTGTCAATGGAAAAGAATTTGATATTCTAAAATTTAGGAGCATGGTTGTGGATGCGGAAAAGGATGGTGTGGCAAGGTTAGCAGGACAAAAGGATCATAGGATTACAAAAGTAGGGAAGGTTCTTCGCAGCACACGCCTTGACGAATTGCCACAGCTTTTGAATATTTTGAGGGGAGAAATGAGCATGGTTGGACCTCGGCCAGAGCGACCAGAAATTGCGGCAGAATACAAGAAAGAAATTCCAGAGTTTGATTTTCGCTTAAAAATGAAGGCTGGATTGACTGGATATGCACAGGTCTATGGAAAGTATAATACGACACCCTATGATAAGTTGAAGCTTGATTTGACCTATATTCGAAATTATAGTATGTGGTTAGACTTGAAATTAATGATTTTGACACCAAAAATTCTCTTTATCAAGGAATCTACAGAAGGGATTGAGGATGATGCTCTCAATGCTTTGATTCATACAGAAAATTTGAAGGAAGAGATTTATGGCAAGGTGCAGAATTTGGAAGAGAAGATAGGGAGAGGTTAATGAAAATACTAACTATAGTAATTCCAATGTATAATGTGCAAGAATATATTGAACAATGTCTTCAATCCTTTGTTATTCCGGAAATTATGAATAAGATTGAGGTATTGGTGATCGATGATGGATCAAAGGACAATTCAGCAAATATTGCAAAAAGATATGAAGAGATCTATCCAGAAGCTTATCGAGTGATTCATAAGGAGAATGGTGGTCATGGATCAACAATTAATATAGGAATTAGTGAGGCAATGGGAAACTATATTAAGGTTGTGGATGGTGATGACTGGGTAGAACAACAAGGATTTAGAGATTTAGTGTGTTACTTAGAAAGTACAACAGTGGATCTTGTGATGAGTCAGTATTGTTGGGTGGATCATAAAACAATGAAAAAATCGTGGGAGGTAGATAGACTTTGCAAAAGGGCAGAGTTTGAAAAGGTTTATCTTTCGGAAGATATTCTGGCAGATTCGTTTTTAAAGATGCATGCAATGACCTTTAAGACAAGTATACTCAAGAATATGCCGGAACGATTGGATGAGCATTGTTTTTATGTGGACACAGAATATATGATTTTTCCATTACCCTATGTCAATACAGTGAGTTTTGTTGACGCAAATGTCTATATGTATCGCATAGGAATGGATACACAGAGCATGAATCTTTTAAATATGCAAAAAAGATGTGATCAGCATGAGAAAGTGCTACAAAGGTTATTGATTTATTGCAGTGCACACAGGGGAAATATCAATGAGCGGGCAATGATTGCAGCTGTAGCAAGAGTGGTAACTAGTCAATATAAAATATATTTGAGTTTTGGTCACAGTCGAAAAAAAGCTATGATACAGATGGACCTTATGCTAAAGCACAATTATAAAAAGATTTACGATGCAGTGCAAAATCAAGCAGTGTGTTGGATACGTAGGAGTAGATATTGTTTATTTGATGTGGCAGCATTTGCTGTAAGAAGGAGTATAAAGTAGTGAAAATACAGTCAATTCTTTATCCAATGGGAGAAATCTGTACAGAGCAGTCAATGTACTACAGAGATGTTGGAGAGTGTCGTATATTTAATACTTATTTTAATCTTTTTTCAGTGGCAAAGTGGAAAAAATATACAGATATCACTCAAATTAAGTTAGTATTTGAAGCTAGAGGTGTCCGAGAAGTCTGCATATATGATCTTCATGGAATTGTCTATAGGAAGCGAATTGTAGAGAAAAATCAACAAAGGGGAGAGATTTTACTTAATCTTACAGATTTATATGAGATCGCTTGGGTGAGTATTGTAAAGGAACGAGGGATAGAGCCCTATTTTCAAGCTAGTTTTCAAAGTGTCGAAGAACCCAAACGAAATATAAAAATTTGTCTCGATATTTGTACTTATCACAGGGAAGCATTTTTGGAGAAAAATCTCTATATTCTTGAAGAAGAAATTTTTTCGGATGAAGAGAATGAGGATCATTTTAAGGTCTATGTTGTTGACAATGCCAATTCTTTGCAAATAAGAGAAAGAGGATGGTTAAGCGTATTTGCGAATAAGAATCTTGGAGGAAGTGGGGGATTTACAAGGGGAATTATTGAGGCACAGAGAAATAGGGAAGCAGAAGGATTTACCCATGTACTTCTTATGGATGACGATATTGTTCTTGAACCTGATGCATTGATTCGTTCCTATGGAATTTTATCTTATTTAAAAGAGGAATATAAAGATATTTCTATTGCTGGAGCAATGCTTAGAGAAGATTATCGATATATAGAAAATGCAGCAGGTGAACGATGGTACAATGGGAAATTAATCAATCCAAAGCAAGGACTTGATCTGCGGGATTTTCGGCAGTGTATTCGCAATGAAGTTGAGGAAAATGTAAATTATGCAGGGTGGTGGTATTGTTGTATTTCCTTGGAGGTAGCTACTAAGGAGAATCTTCCACTGCCTATGTTTATTCATCTTGATGATGTGGAATATGGATTGAGAAATTGCCAATATGGTTTTATTTATCTCAATGGTATTTGTGTTTGGCATGGTGTGGGTGAACATAAAAAAACGTCAATTTATGAGTACTATGAACTTCGAAATAATTTGCTATTACGTGCTATACATAGAGATGGTGCGAGTAAGAGAAAGCTACAAAAAGTAGTGATAAAGAGAATGATTCATTCAGTACTATATTATCGCTATCAAGATGTAAAGCTAAATTACATGGCAGTGAAAGATTTTTGCAGAGGAATAGAAGCCTTAGCACAGCAGGATGGGGAGCGCTTACATCAGATGATACTAGAGATGGGGTATCATTCTTTGCCAGTAGAATGTTGCACTAACAATAGAAAACTAATTCAATATGTTCAACATTTCCCTAAAGTTACAAATGAATATCAATTGTATCAAAAGTGGAACACAAAGTTTGGATTGCGAGAAAAATTGACTTTCAATGGGTGGATAATTCCATCTAGGAGTGGTATAATTTCAGCGTTACCGTTTGGGGTGGCAGCAAATCGGTTGTACCGTGTAAAAAAAGTATTCTTTTTTGATCCAGAGACTAAAAAGGGATTTATCACAAGAAAGAGTTATCTAGGCCTATTCAAAAGTTTAATGTATATGATCAGAGCCGTTTTACAGCTTGAGCAAAGTCAAAAGGTTATAGATGAGTATTGTAGTCGTAAAGCGATATTGACCAGCGAGAAATTTTGGAAAAGATATCTAGGAGAAGAAGAATGTCAAAGTTAATAAGGCGATTAAGCATATTTCGCAATTATCAGCCACTACTTAGCCAATTGGTCACAAAGGATATTAAGTTAAAGTATCGAAGAAGTTTTTTGGGATATTTTTGGAGCATTTTAAATCCATTGTTAATTATGATCATTATGGTTATTGTATTTTCAAATATGTTTCGTTTTGATATTAAGAATTATCCGGTGTATTTGATTATCGGTCAGACAATATTTGGTTTTGTTAATGAATCTACGAATCAAGCAATGTTTTCAATTGTTGGTAATGCTCCACTCTTGAAAAAGACCTATGTTCCTAAATACATTTTTACTTTTTCCAAAGTTACTAGTTGTTTAGTGAACACAGCATTTTCTTTAGGAGCAATGTTAATTGTATTTATTGTTTGCAGAATACAATTTACAGTCTATATGATGTATATTCCGATTGTATTATTTCAAGTATATATTTTTTGTATTGGATTAGGCCTATTCTTAGCTCAGGCGACGGTGTTTTTTCGAGATATTCAATATATTTATGCTGCGTTTATGACAGTGTGGATGTATTTGACACCTATTTTTTATCCAATGGAGCAACTGCCGGCGGGCCTGCAAACTATGATTAAGACCTTTAATCCATTGTATTCTTATGTTGCACAGTTTCGAATTTTAGTATTAGAGATGAGATTGCCAAGCTTAGGCATGATTCTTCAGGGCTTTACGATTGCAGTGATTGCTATGATATTGGGGAGCTGGTGCTTTACGAAGACACAGGATAAGTTTATTCTCTATATTTAATGAAGGAGAAAACACTAGTGGATGATTACATAATTGAAGTAGAAAATGCTACGATACGATTTAACATGGCTTCGGAGCGAATTGATAATCTGAAGGAATACTTTATTAAGTTAATAAAGAGAGAGTTGATGTTTAAGGAGTTTTTGGCTCTCAAGGATGTCAATTTAAAAATTCGAAGAGGTGAGGCCTGGGGAATTATTGGGACGAATGGATCAGGAAAATCCACATTATTAAAGATGATTTGTGGAATCTTAAAGCCATATAAAGGGACAGTAAAAATTAATGGAACTATTGCCCCGTTGATTGAGCTAGGAGCAGGATTTGATGGCGATTTGACAGCCAGAGAGAATATATTTTTAAATGGTGCAGTGCTTGGCTATGATAGTCATTTTATGGAGGATCATTTTAAGGATATTGTAGATTTCGCAGAGCTGTGGGATTTTTTGGATATGCCAATTAAAAATTATTCTTCAGGTATGGCGGCAAGGTTGGGATTTGCTATTGCCACAGTTGTTCGGCCGGATATTTTAATTTGTGATGAAGTACTGGCTGTTGGAGATTATGCATTTCAACAAAAATGTGAGCGGCGAATGAATGATATGAGAAAGCAAGGAACAACGCTTTTATTTGTGTCTCATTCGATTGATTCAGTTAAAGAGGTTTGTGACCACGCCTTATGGCTGCGAAAAGGTGTAGAGGTTCAGTCTGGACTTGTAAATGAAGTTTGTGATGCCTATATGGAATCATTAGAAAAGTAAAGGTGAAAATAGGAGGATTGGGAATGCGATTTAAATTACAGGATATTCTTTGGCCAAAGGCGGGATTGTGTGGAGAAAAACTTTTGTATTATCGATTGGGAAAAAATCCTGTACATGATGTATGGACATTAGAGCATGCAGATAAGAGTGCAGATACAGGAGTAAGAAAGCTCGGAGATTGTGGTCTTCTCTTTAAAGAGGATGGTGTAGCATCTTTTGATACCTATTTTAATGGCTTTTCAATTGAAAAATGGAAGAAGTACACTATACTTGATCAACTATTTTTAGATTTAAAAATCAAGGGAAAGTTTCGAGTTACATTATATTCTAAGCAAAAATTGGTGGATGATTTGCTTGAAAAACCAATTTTTGAGACAATCATTGAGGCAAAGAATGACGAAGTAAGAACAATTTTATTTCCAGAAGCCTATACTGTGGGTATGCTCTGCTTTGAACTTACTGCATTAGAGGATGGTTCATGTTTTTATGGTGGCGAATTTTATACAGAAGTTGAAGAAGAAAAGATTCGCAATGTTAAGATTGCTATTGGTATCTGTACTTTTAAGAGAGAGGCGTATGTCACAAAAAATATTGGCATCTTAAATGAGCATATTATTGAAAATCAGAATTCAGATTTGAATGGACATCTTGAAGTTTTTGCCTCAGACAATGGGCAGACCTTAGACATTGATCAGTTGTCTTCAGAGAAAATTCACATTGTAAAGAATAAAAATACTGGTGGAGCTGGTGGATTTACAAGATGTATGATTGAGGCAAGTCGTGCTAATGAGAAGGGAATGGGGATTACCCATATGCTCTTGATGGATGATGACATTGTGATTGATCCAGAGTCTATTGTGAAAACATACAAAATTTTATCCTTGCTAAAGGAAGAGTATAAGGATTCCTTTATTGGTGGAGCAATGCTTCGCATCGACAAACAATATTCTCAAGTGGAATCAGGAGCTGTTTGGAATGCGGGAAGACTTGAGCCACTAAAGATGGGACTTGATATGCGAATGCTAATGGATTGCATTTACAATGAGTGGGAGGAGTACAGAGAGTATAATGCTTGGTGGTATTGCTGTTTTCCAATGGACATTGTAAGATCAGATAATCTTCCTATGCCAATTTTTATTCGAGGTGATGACTTAGAGTATGGTCTTAGAAATATGAAGAATTTAATTTTGATGAATGGAATTTGTGTATGGCACGAGCCATTTGAAAATAAATATTCTTCATTCCTTGAGTACTATATTATCCGAAATAAATTGATTGACAATTCTATGCACTGTCCTTGGTATGGAAAAAATGATTTAAAGAAGGATATGTTTAAAGCAATCACAAGAGAGATTGTATATTACCGCTATAAAAATGTTGATTTAATTCTTCGTGGCGTGGCTGATTTCTTAAAGGGTGTGGATTGGCTGTTAAAGTCAGATGGTGAAAAGCTTCATAAGGAGATTATGGCGGCAGGGTATAAGGCCGAGCCGTTGGAAAATTTAGATGTTCCATTTTCCTATCCAGAGTATGACAAGGAAAGACATAAAAAGAGTTCACCAATAAATAAGTTAAAGAGGATATTGACGCTCAATGGTTATCTTTTAAGAACAAGGGGAAATGTAGTTACTTCGATGTCTTCTATCCGCCCGATTAATGCCTATAGAGCAAAAAAGATTCTACAATATGATGTGACATCAAAAAAAGCCTTTGTTACAGAGAAGGACAATAAAAAGTTATTAGAGTGCTATGCAAAGATGAATTATATGTTCAGAGAAATTGATAAGCGCTATGATACAGCAAAAAAGAGTTATCAAAGTCGATGCAAGGAAGTGCAGAATATTGAATTCTGGGAAAGGTACCTAGGATTGTAATATGAACAAGAAAAAAATTGGCTTTTTTGATAGGTGCAATAAGTATGGCTTATTTATTTATACCGCTATTGCATTATTGAGTATAGCATTTATTATTCTGGCATTTGCAAAATATTTTTTGCATTCTGACTGTGCAGGACTTTTATTTTGGGCAGAAGAGAGTTTTAAGCAGGGGAGATTGTATCCAAAAAACTTTCATTATACGACTGTAGTATTTGGACCGTTTTATAATTTTTTTCTCATTTTTGCCATGTTCTTTACAAAGAATGAATATTTAATTCATTCTTCAGGAAGTGTTATGGCCGTAGTTGTTCTGGTTTTAGGATTTTTTATCTTAGAATGGGACAATAAAAAGAAAGCTTGTATAGAGAGCATTTTGTTTTTAATTCCCTTTGGTGGAATTTACAATGATATGCTATTTTATCAGAGTGCATATGTATATAATATTTGGGCAATTACGATTTATTTAATTTGTTTTAAGACATTGCTCAATATAGAAGGAAAGACAGTTTCATCTAGGAGAAAGGGAATTGTTTATGCACTGTATCTTTTTATATTTATTTGGATCTGTGCATCGGGACTTTCTAATGTACTACAGATTATAATTCCTTCATTTTTTGCTATTTTTGTCTTGTTCTTTTTACGTAAAGAATGGGATTTTAAGGCGTGGTTAAAAGAAAAGTATCTAATAAAACTCATTGTATGGACTTTTGTTGGTACAATTGTAGGGCTTATTGGATACAAGGTGATATGTGCGATCACAGGCTTTAATAATGTGATGTTTAATATAGGAATCTTAGATCCTGTAGAAATCTCAAATCATTTTTTTATTGTATTCGGAAAGATGTGGCAATTGCTGGGTGTTGAAGCTACTACTAAATTATTTGATTTAGTGTCAATTAGCAATTGTATTGTGATGGTGTTTGCTGTCATTATTAACTTTGTTATTCCAATAGTTATGATGAAAAGATTAAAAGAGATAGAGAGTCCCTACATTCAATATCTAGTTGTTTTTACACAGACAAGTAATGTCCTGACAATGTTTATGATGATTTTTTGTGGATATGCTGAAGCAAGGTACTTAATTCCAATGTATATGATGAACATTATTTTATGTGCAGCTTATATTTATGAATTTCATTTTCAGGAGTATAAGCCATGGAAAAACATTGTACTTGCTGGAATTTTAATTACATCATTCACATTAAATGCAAAGTATTATTTTGCTATGGATTATCATAAGTTTTTGAATGGCAACACGATGAAAACCTTGTTTCATCCGCACACAGAGGATAAGGTTGTAAAGAAGGTGTTTGAAGAATTAGAGCATCGAGATGTACATTATGGCTTTGCACCATTTTGGAGATCGTTTAGTTATATGATGGCGTCGAATAGTAGGATAGGCTTTGCAGCTTATGATGCGACAAAACCTACAGTGCCATACTATTTTGATAAAAATGACATTTCAAATGTGCAATATTATGGTGTATCATCGGATTTGTATAAGCCAGAGTTACATACAGGAAAGTGTTTTGTTATGATTGAGCCGGGAAAGCAGCTTGCAGATGCTTATTATCAGTTGGCCATTGATAGCTTTGAAGTTGAGGGAATGAAATTTTTGATTTTTGATCATAATATCTACGAGTATCCATTATTGAGAGCAGCAGATGGCACTGAAAATTTGGTGATTCAATAGAGAGATGTTGGAGGGAGAAGAAGATGATTAATTTTAATGTACCACCATTCGTGGGTCCAGAGTTAGATGCAGTAAAGAAGGCAATTGAAAACCATAAGATTTGTGGTGATGGAGAATTTACTAAAAAGTGTAATGCGTGGTTGGAGGAAAGAACTTCTTCTTCAAAAGTATTGTTGACAACTTCTTGCACGCATGCGACAGAAATGGCTGCTTTGCTTGGCAATATTCAGCCAGGGGATGAAGTGATTATGCCTTCCTATACTTTTGTATCGACAGCAGATGCCTTTGTACTTCGTGGAGCTAAGGTAGTATTTGTGGATATTCGTCCAGATACTATGAATATGGATGAATATCTCATTGAGGATGCTATTACAGAAAAGACAAGAGCGATTGTTCCGGTGCATTATGCTGGTGTAGCATGTGAGATGGACAAAATTATGGAGATTGCAAAGAAGTATCATTTGCTTGTCATCGAAGATGCCGCACAGGGAATTATGAGCACATATAAAGGAAAGGCACTTGGTGCTATTGGTGATTATGGATGTTTTAGTTTCCATGAAACAAAGAATTATTCTATGGGAGAGGGTGGAGCACTTCTTATCAGAGACCCAGAAAATATAGAAAGAGCAGAGATTATACGAGAAAAGGGAACAAACAGAAGTAAGTTTTTCCGTGGACAGATTGATAAATATACTTGGGTAGATGCAGGATCTTCCTATCTTCCGAGTGAGATGAATGCAGCCTATTTGTATGCAGAACTTGAGGTGGCTGATGAAATTAATCAAAATCGAATGGACAGTTGGAATAGATACTACAAAGGACTTAAGGAGTTAGAGGATGCTGGAAAGATAAATCTTCCAGTTATTCCAGAGAATTGTCTACACAATGCACATATGTTTTACTTTAAGGCTAAGGATTTGGCAGAAAGAACAGCATTTATTTCATTTATGCGTGAAAATGAGATTGGTTGTGTATTCCATTATATTCCATTGCATTCTGCACCAGCTGGAAAAAAGTTTGGAAGATTTCATGGAGAAGATCGCTACACGACAAAAGAGAGCGAACGATTAGTGCGTTTACCAATGTATTATAATTTGAAACTTGAGGATCAGCAAAAGGTGATTGATAAAATAAAGGAGTTCTATCGCTAATGAAGGGAATTATACTTGCAGGTGGAGCAGGAACAAGATTGTATCCACTTACTTTAGTAACATCCAAACAGTTATTGCCAGTTTATGATAAGCCAATGATTTATTATCCATTATCTACATTGATGTTGGCAGGAATAAAAGATATTTTGATTATTTCTACACCAGAAGATACACCACGATTTAAAGAACTATTACAAGATGGGTCACAATTTGGTATTCATTTGTCCTATGCAGTACAACCTACACCTGATGGACTTGCTCAAGCCTTTATTATTGGTGAGGAATTTATTGGAGATGATTGCTGTGCGATGGTGCTTGGAGATAATATCTTTTATGGAAATGGATTTGCTTCAATATTACAGCAGGCTGCAAAGGGAGCTAAGGAGGGAAGCGCAACAGTTTTCGGTTATTATGTAGAGGATCCAGAAAGATTTGGCATTGTTGAATTTGATTCAAGTGGTAAAGTGGTTTCACTTGAAGAAAAGCCAGAGGAGCCAAAGAGCAATTATGCAATTACGGGAGTTTATTTCTATCCAAAGGGAGTGGCAAAGAAGGCGAAGCAAGTAAAGCCCTCAGCTAGAGGTGAACTTGAAATTACAACACTAAATTCAATGTATCTTGATGAAGAGACATTAAAGGTTCAATTACTTGGAAGAGGCTTTGCATGGTTGGATACAGGAACAATGGAAAGTCTTTTAGAAGCTTCAGAGTTTGTCAGTATGGTGGAGCAACGCCAAGGAATTATGATTTCAGCTCCTGAGGAGATTGCTTATCGCCATGGTTGGATTAGTCGTGAAGAATTAGAGATTGCTGCAAGGCGATATGGAAAATCACCATATGGAAAGTATTTGCAAAAAGTTGCTGATGGTAAAGTTTTAAGTTCTAGTATGAGGGGAGAATAGATAGTTGCAAAAATTAAAAGTGTTTGTGCAGCTACATATATTACTCTTTATCTATTCTCTAGGTGCGGTTTGCTCAAAAATTGCAGGAACACAAAGTTTTTTATCGGTAAAGTTTATTATTTTTTATGGCTTGGTTCTTATCGATTTGTTTGCCTATGCATTATTTTGGCAACAAATTTTGAAAAAGTTGCCATTAGTCACAGCTTATGCAAATAAAGCCATCACAGTTGTTTGGGGATTGTTATGGGGAATGTTAGTTTTTAAAGAAAAGATTACGGTATTTAATGTAGTTGGGGCATTGGTTATTATTTTTGGAATATATATGGTGGTGGCAGCAGATGAACATTGATATTCGATATATAGGGCTATTTTTATTTTCAGTATTCATCTCTTCGGTATCACAGGTGATTTTAAAAAAGAGTGCCAATCGAACATATGCAAGTAAATTACAGGAGTATTTAAATATTCCTGTAATGCTTGCGTATGCTTTGTTTTTTGGCTCGTCACTGTTAA
This region of Lachnospiraceae bacterium oral taxon 096 genomic DNA includes:
- a CDS encoding O-antigen ligase family protein, which codes for MSSSMRYRDRRQQKEDAPIQFERAVTGLWIILMFVVFPLIVHDAYFDLLETKFKTFVVLTTAMFCVIVFWGIASGRAGNYIGKIKEKGFKNWFLSTFDITDRCMMVFIGIAGISTLTAYPYIKEAFFGNLGRSTGFELLLMYAMAFFIVSRYLNVQKYYFKIFLVVGDLICLLGITDYLNMDIMGFKKRMMAGEISMFASTIGNINTYTTYVAYVVALAGVLFILTRINSEEGKEGESIGNVIFYYISMVIGFIALAMGNSDNGYLTLLAFFGFVPFVAFKTRRGIRRYILTLATYFTGIEVINWINKANPTKVLGINGLYNVIANFKFLIPLTLILWVIGVILCVMDYKKNRQDENAKAIATKIWLVIVVIVAILGVAVVIYANANPEKAAAFGGLRDYLVFSDSWGTFRGYVWRMCLEEYAKYPILHKIFGTGPDTFVIYALKYRAEDMIAITGQKFDSVHNEYLQYLTTIGPIALIAYIGILVTTIKKGISFINEMKNEAVASYIVASAFLVLCYAVQATVNINLPISTPVMWIFMMMIAAANREKKVME
- a CDS encoding sugar transferase, coding for MKNNERYKRLIKTCAAVIIVAVEVLLYWCVWTGYYNRIIEIPFWRRGNWLIVGLYGAILLFFLNTYGGLRIGYLRHGNLIYSQMLSIVLVNIFAYLELVLIDKKLYAPWLFLLLTAVDFIVVVAWVFIFQAVYATLFPPRSLLVVYGDKPVFSIWKKFNSRDDKYVISGAISLNRGIDHILHEAGKYGGVIVGDIPSHERNIIIKGCYDQGIRAYAVPKLSDILMRSATELNLFDTQLLLSKNEGPQIDQLFIKRVLDIIIASMMLIFTLPIFVLAAIAIYTTDRGPIFFRQKRLTVNGKEFDILKFRSMVVDAEKDGVARLAGQKDHRITKVGKVLRSTRLDELPQLLNILRGEMSMVGPRPERPEIAAEYKKEIPEFDFRLKMKAGLTGYAQVYGKYNTTPYDKLKLDLTYIRNYSMWLDLKLMILTPKILFIKESTEGIEDDALNALIHTENLKEEIYGKVQNLEEKIGRG
- a CDS encoding glycosyltransferase family 2 protein → MKILTIVIPMYNVQEYIEQCLQSFVIPEIMNKIEVLVIDDGSKDNSANIAKRYEEIYPEAYRVIHKENGGHGSTINIGISEAMGNYIKVVDGDDWVEQQGFRDLVCYLESTTVDLVMSQYCWVDHKTMKKSWEVDRLCKRAEFEKVYLSEDILADSFLKMHAMTFKTSILKNMPERLDEHCFYVDTEYMIFPLPYVNTVSFVDANVYMYRIGMDTQSMNLLNMQKRCDQHEKVLQRLLIYCSAHRGNINERAMIAAVARVVTSQYKIYLSFGHSRKKAMIQMDLMLKHNYKKIYDAVQNQAVCWIRRSRYCLFDVAAFAVRRSIK
- a CDS encoding glycosyltransferase family 2 protein, with protein sequence MKIQSILYPMGEICTEQSMYYRDVGECRIFNTYFNLFSVAKWKKYTDITQIKLVFEARGVREVCIYDLHGIVYRKRIVEKNQQRGEILLNLTDLYEIAWVSIVKERGIEPYFQASFQSVEEPKRNIKICLDICTYHREAFLEKNLYILEEEIFSDEENEDHFKVYVVDNANSLQIRERGWLSVFANKNLGGSGGFTRGIIEAQRNREAEGFTHVLLMDDDIVLEPDALIRSYGILSYLKEEYKDISIAGAMLREDYRYIENAAGERWYNGKLINPKQGLDLRDFRQCIRNEVEENVNYAGWWYCCISLEVATKENLPLPMFIHLDDVEYGLRNCQYGFIYLNGICVWHGVGEHKKTSIYEYYELRNNLLLRAIHRDGASKRKLQKVVIKRMIHSVLYYRYQDVKLNYMAVKDFCRGIEALAQQDGERLHQMILEMGYHSLPVECCTNNRKLIQYVQHFPKVTNEYQLYQKWNTKFGLREKLTFNGWIIPSRSGIISALPFGVAANRLYRVKKVFFFDPETKKGFITRKSYLGLFKSLMYMIRAVLQLEQSQKVIDEYCSRKAILTSEKFWKRYLGEEECQS
- a CDS encoding ABC transporter permease, giving the protein MSKLIRRLSIFRNYQPLLSQLVTKDIKLKYRRSFLGYFWSILNPLLIMIIMVIVFSNMFRFDIKNYPVYLIIGQTIFGFVNESTNQAMFSIVGNAPLLKKTYVPKYIFTFSKVTSCLVNTAFSLGAMLIVFIVCRIQFTVYMMYIPIVLFQVYIFCIGLGLFLAQATVFFRDIQYIYAAFMTVWMYLTPIFYPMEQLPAGLQTMIKTFNPLYSYVAQFRILVLEMRLPSLGMILQGFTIAVIAMILGSWCFTKTQDKFILYI
- a CDS encoding ABC transporter ATP-binding protein, with product MKEKTLVDDYIIEVENATIRFNMASERIDNLKEYFIKLIKRELMFKEFLALKDVNLKIRRGEAWGIIGTNGSGKSTLLKMICGILKPYKGTVKINGTIAPLIELGAGFDGDLTARENIFLNGAVLGYDSHFMEDHFKDIVDFAELWDFLDMPIKNYSSGMAARLGFAIATVVRPDILICDEVLAVGDYAFQQKCERRMNDMRKQGTTLLFVSHSIDSVKEVCDHALWLRKGVEVQSGLVNEVCDAYMESLEK